The following are from one region of the Ochotona princeps isolate mOchPri1 chromosome 4, mOchPri1.hap1, whole genome shotgun sequence genome:
- the DRD2 gene encoding D(2) dopamine receptor isoform X1 — protein MDPLNLSWYDDDLERQNWSRSFNGSEGKWDRPHYNYYAMLLTLLIFIIVFGNVLVCMAVSREKALQTTTNYLIVSLAVADLLVATLVMPWVVYLEVVGEWKFSRVHCDIFVTLDVMMCTASILNLCAISIDRYTAVAMPMLYNTRYSSKRRVTVMIAIVWVLSLTISCPLLFGLNKTDQNECIIANPAFVVYSSIVSFYVPFIVTLLVYIKIYIVLRKRRKRVNTKRSSRAFRANLRAPLKGNCTHPEDMALGTVIMKSNGSFPVNRRRVDAARRAQELEMDMLSSTSPPERTRYSPIPPSHHQLTLPDPSHHALHSTPDSPAKPEKNGHAKDHPKIAKIFEIQTMPNGKTRTSLKTMSRRKLSQQKEKKATQMLAIVLGVFIICWLPFFITHILNIHCDCNIPPVLYSAFTWLGYVNSAVNPIIYTTFNIEFRKAFLKILHC, from the exons ATGGATCCCCTCAATCTGTCCTGGTATGACGATGACCTGGAGAGGCAGAACTGGAGCCGATCCTTCAATGGATCGGAGGGAAAGTGGGACAGGCCCCACTACAACTACTACGCCATGCTGCTTACGCTGCTTATCTTCATCATCGTCTTCGGCAACGTGCTGGTGTGCATGGCTGTGTCCCGCGAGAAGGCACTGCAGACCACCACCAACTACCTGATCGTCAGCCTCGCTGTGGCTGACCTCCTCGTCGCCACACTCGTCATGCCCTGGGTGGTCTACCTGGAG GTGGTGGGTGAGTGGAAATTCAGCAGGGTTCACTGTGACATCTTCGTCACTCTGGATGTCATGATGTGCACAGCTAGCATCCTGAATCTGTGTGCCATCAGCATTGACAG GTACACAGCTGTGGCCATGCCTATGTTGTACAATACGCGCTATAGCTCCAAGCGCCGAGTCACCGTCATGATCGCCATTGTCTGGGTCCTGTCCCTCACCATCTCCTGCCCACTGCTGTTCGGCCTCAACAAAACAG ACCAGAACGAGTGCATCATCGCCAACCCCGCCTTTGTGGTCTACTCCTCCATCGTCTCCTTCTACGTGCCCTTCATCGTCACCCTGCTCGTCTACATCAAGATCTACATAGTCCTGCGCAAGCGCCGCAAGAGGGTCAACACGAAGCGCAGCAGCCGAGCCTTCAGGGCCAACCTGAGAGCACCGCTCAAG ggCAACTGTACCCACCCCGAGGACATGGCACTTGGCACGGTTATTATGAAGTCTAATGGGAGTTTCCCAGTGAACAGGCGGCGAGTG GACGCTGCCCGCCGAGCCCAGGAGCTGGAGATGGATATGCTCTCCAGCACCAGCCCACCCGAGAGGACCCGTTACAGTCCCATCCCGCCCAGCCACCACCAACTGACCCTCCCCGACCCGTCCCACCATGCCCTCCACAGCACCCCCGACAGCCCCGCCAAACCAGAGAAGAACGGGCATGCCAAAGACCACCCCAAGATTGCCAAGATCTTTGAGATCCAGACCATGCCCAACGGCAAAACTCGCACCTCGCTCAAGACCATGAGCCGCAGGAAGCTATCCCAGCAGAAGGAGAAGAAAGCCACCCAGATGCTTGCCATCGTCCTCG GTGTGTTCATCATCTGCTGGCTGCCCTTCTTCATCACCCACATCCTGAACATACACTGTGACTGCAACATCCCGCCTGTGCTGTACAGCGCCTTCACATGGCTGGGATACGTCAACAGCGCCGTGAACCCCATCATCTACACGACCTTCAACATTGAGTTCCGCAAGGCCTTCCTGAAGATCCTACACTGCTGA
- the DRD2 gene encoding D(2) dopamine receptor isoform X2 → MDPLNLSWYDDDLERQNWSRSFNGSEGKWDRPHYNYYAMLLTLLIFIIVFGNVLVCMAVSREKALQTTTNYLIVSLAVADLLVATLVMPWVVYLEVVGEWKFSRVHCDIFVTLDVMMCTASILNLCAISIDRYTAVAMPMLYNTRYSSKRRVTVMIAIVWVLSLTISCPLLFGLNKTDQNECIIANPAFVVYSSIVSFYVPFIVTLLVYIKIYIVLRKRRKRVNTKRSSRAFRANLRAPLKDAARRAQELEMDMLSSTSPPERTRYSPIPPSHHQLTLPDPSHHALHSTPDSPAKPEKNGHAKDHPKIAKIFEIQTMPNGKTRTSLKTMSRRKLSQQKEKKATQMLAIVLGVFIICWLPFFITHILNIHCDCNIPPVLYSAFTWLGYVNSAVNPIIYTTFNIEFRKAFLKILHC, encoded by the exons ATGGATCCCCTCAATCTGTCCTGGTATGACGATGACCTGGAGAGGCAGAACTGGAGCCGATCCTTCAATGGATCGGAGGGAAAGTGGGACAGGCCCCACTACAACTACTACGCCATGCTGCTTACGCTGCTTATCTTCATCATCGTCTTCGGCAACGTGCTGGTGTGCATGGCTGTGTCCCGCGAGAAGGCACTGCAGACCACCACCAACTACCTGATCGTCAGCCTCGCTGTGGCTGACCTCCTCGTCGCCACACTCGTCATGCCCTGGGTGGTCTACCTGGAG GTGGTGGGTGAGTGGAAATTCAGCAGGGTTCACTGTGACATCTTCGTCACTCTGGATGTCATGATGTGCACAGCTAGCATCCTGAATCTGTGTGCCATCAGCATTGACAG GTACACAGCTGTGGCCATGCCTATGTTGTACAATACGCGCTATAGCTCCAAGCGCCGAGTCACCGTCATGATCGCCATTGTCTGGGTCCTGTCCCTCACCATCTCCTGCCCACTGCTGTTCGGCCTCAACAAAACAG ACCAGAACGAGTGCATCATCGCCAACCCCGCCTTTGTGGTCTACTCCTCCATCGTCTCCTTCTACGTGCCCTTCATCGTCACCCTGCTCGTCTACATCAAGATCTACATAGTCCTGCGCAAGCGCCGCAAGAGGGTCAACACGAAGCGCAGCAGCCGAGCCTTCAGGGCCAACCTGAGAGCACCGCTCAAG GACGCTGCCCGCCGAGCCCAGGAGCTGGAGATGGATATGCTCTCCAGCACCAGCCCACCCGAGAGGACCCGTTACAGTCCCATCCCGCCCAGCCACCACCAACTGACCCTCCCCGACCCGTCCCACCATGCCCTCCACAGCACCCCCGACAGCCCCGCCAAACCAGAGAAGAACGGGCATGCCAAAGACCACCCCAAGATTGCCAAGATCTTTGAGATCCAGACCATGCCCAACGGCAAAACTCGCACCTCGCTCAAGACCATGAGCCGCAGGAAGCTATCCCAGCAGAAGGAGAAGAAAGCCACCCAGATGCTTGCCATCGTCCTCG GTGTGTTCATCATCTGCTGGCTGCCCTTCTTCATCACCCACATCCTGAACATACACTGTGACTGCAACATCCCGCCTGTGCTGTACAGCGCCTTCACATGGCTGGGATACGTCAACAGCGCCGTGAACCCCATCATCTACACGACCTTCAACATTGAGTTCCGCAAGGCCTTCCTGAAGATCCTACACTGCTGA